GGGTAGGTGATAATGAGAAAGTGaaatttaaagctttttttaggAACTATACTATGCTATATGACCAAGAAATACATGGTTAAAAGCATTTAATAAATACTGAAGTGTATGTGCCTCTCTGAATTAAAGGATGAAGATAGTTCAGACTCCCTTGACATTAACCTGGACAGATTGACATTTACCTGACAGTATTGATTATTGATTCTGTCAACTCAGTAATTGAAGGATTCATCATGTGACGCACACCTCCAGTCCTCCaggatttctttttctgtcctcttgaatcccccccccccccgggacAAGAATATTACATCGTAGCAAATTCAATATGATTGTACAAAGACATGATAACTGCTGAGTTAATACAGTACACTTAGGGGGGGAAAGCAGTCTGAAAGGGGCTAGTGTTTGGATTTCCTGACTCTCATAAATGCACCAAAGGGTCGACCCAACCTTCAGtcaaaaaacaaccttttaagttattttcttcttctcctcttgaggaAAGATTTGACAAAACttgcattttaacttttttttccaaatcttttatcatgatgttgttattttgaCAAATTTAAGGAAAACTGGTTTCCTTTGCAGACTCATACTGCTGAAATAAtccagagtgaagcctctgtgtaactGATTATTTACAGCCAGACTGAGACTCACCAAAAACCGTTTAAATGGGCACTCCTCCGGCAGATGTAATGGACCAAGAATTGACAACGTTCATTTTGAGGACATATCAGAAGTTGCAAATTTAGCTTCACTCCTCAAATTGCTAATCCGACTTGAAGCAATAAAGGGCGTGAAAAGGAAGCCTTGGCTGGAAGTCGTTTATGGCTACACTATAGCTACATTAGAATTACAGAGAAGTTGGCCATCATTTAAAGAGGCATGTATGGCTGGGATAAAATAGCCCATTGGTTCCAAGATTGGTCAAACTTAAGACTAATATTGAAACCCTCTtttcacctaaaaaaaaacctgtactGAGACATGAAGAGCAGACTGTGAGAGTGAGAAGTTGTTGAATTGTCGCACAAAAGAAGAATCCGGTGTTTATTTTTCCTGTGTAACCCTTCAGGACACATAATACAGATTATATAACTGGTTTGTCTGTATACCTTCTTTTCTACCATTTTTCTGAGAATTGGGGGAGACGTTGCCATGGGGATATTCAGCGGTCACCATTTACCAGCACAGGTAattgttcctctctctgtctctctcgtcCTCCTCCCTGCACTGATTCACCACTTTACTGACAGTCGAGGGTGTTcttcaaaagcaacaaaaaaaaggatacaaTTTAGTTTAAATGAGTGTACtgctcaataataaaaaaaagggtttgtGGGTACTTTTgctgtattttttgtattatttcaaaacaggcgGTCTGGTGTGTTCGTCGAGAGTGAAATGTGAGATTTGAAACGAGTCTGCTGGATAAAAAGGAAAGCAAAACCTCAAACAGTGTAGGCTACATCGTGTAAATTAATCCTGTCAATAGTTTCTGGTATTTAAGAgatgtttttgtcattaaaCTATGAGTTTAGTCTGTACCAGGTTTCGTCAAGCACATTTGAGTAGGTGGGGGGCGGTGGGGGGTAAGATTTTAACAGTCCCTACTTTGGTACGCTTTCAAACTGTAGCTGTTCACTGTGAGGGATTATTGATGTAAATTGGATGTCAAGCCTCTGCAAATGGGATTTATTTAATGATAGATAGTAGGACAaaatattacacacacacacacacatacacacgcaaacacacagactgttgGTGTCAGCGTcgacctttttttaaagtaggtTCTGGTTCAACAATCAAAGCTGATTGGAAGAAATGGACATCAAACCGTCTATTCcacttgtcaacaggcaaggcagtcAACTGCTTGGGCCCCCAGGCCAGtatagggggcccctgagggctcacgaACCTAAACCAAAGCAGCGGCCAAAAATGcccaaattttgcaatgacagtagaaaacctccataagggggccccatctgacagcactcactgttgttgttgcccTGCTATGTGCTGCATGCATTATTACCGCgtaaaccaaagtttgtcaatgaaagtcaccaaagaaaaattaagaggaaTTAGTTAGTCTTCTATAgaatagaaaaaagaaacaggaaaaaagttGGAGGGCACCCCCAGTTGAGTTTTGCCTAGGGCCCAAACAGACTAGAATCGGCACTGCACCTACAAGATTAGCTGGATGACACActcagttttattttctgataaCTGACCAGAAGCATTACATGTTACATATGATCTCCAattctcccaaaaaaaaaaaaaaaaaaaactttcagcgACATTTAAAGGCCACATattatcctttttttaacaagtttaaataattctcagagtgCCTCAACAGTATGGAGTTAAATGGAACATGGACATGAATGCATTGGTAACACTACTCTAATAATGAGAATATCTAATGGTCAACCACTTACCAGAACCTCTGATGTAATGTAATGAAGTGGTAATGTACACCTCAAGGAGGAACAGGGACTCTGTGAGGACGAGACATGACTGTAGATCGTTCTTCACCTTCAGCATCATCTCTACAGGAGCCTGGAGGGATTATCACGACCAGGTTTTGTCTGCATGAAAATACAAACCTGATTAAAGAGGAGAGGCAGAACAGGTGTGAGGGTAACAAGCAGAGGTGACAGGTGATATCGGACTGACTCACAcgtaaatatataaacatagaATGTTATTATCAGGTTTCCctcatgagtaaaaaaaaaacagctcctgagacaaattaaaaatattcgCTGTATAGTGAAAATGGagtattgaagaaaaaaaaacactcaactgTGCACAAGTCTGGCTTCACAGATGTGTTCAAGTGTAGGAGTCATGACAACCTGACACTAACAGTGTTCACACCTGTCAAACAGTTTTTCACACCTCCACACACAAGACCAACAGTTGAATCTGTGAGGCTGAATGTTGTTTAAGTCACCCTCTTTTTTCCTCCTATTGTTTTCAATATTAATCCATTcgatgttttacattttattatcgtccgaccgattaatcggccagacGATAagatcggccgatattagcatatcaagtgactatcagcTTATTCGGTTATTTTGTTCATCATTGAATATTCATTATTCTTGATATGCTGATACAGATTTGACACAGTTGGTAATGTTTGACAGTGCACTAGTTTCTTTGTACAGAGCTTTTTCCATGAACATGAGCTAAAGTGCTAATCAGAGGAAGACAGAATGATGTGGCTGAAAGCTCAGGAAATCactttcaaacaacaaacagtttttatgtcttttctttttcttttacccgCGATAACAGGGGCGAGCGGACTTCAATAAAGCAAAAGCTGAATTGAATAGTAAACAGAATCGACACTATCCACAATGATAAACAAATGCTAATCTTCTGTAGCTAGCTAGCATTACACAAAGTAGACACAGCTTGTGAAAAAAAGTACTTAACATATACACATAAGTAATCATAGAATATATTTaacttttaaatgtgaaaatatacCCTTTGCTCCTTTCCCTAAACAGTTGACGCATTTGTCATGCTTGTTTGTTGGCCTAGCTTAGCAAAGAACAGTACCGCGGCATTTCAACGTCCTCATGCTGTTGTTTATCAAAGAAAAAAGGACTGGACcaatttgtatgtttttaaaaaccgTGGTTGTTTCGTTTTTTATCTGTTACTTGCGCTTTAATTCACCAGCTTATTCAAACTGCATTAGCAGAGAAGTTAGTTTTGGTCACAAATTCAGCAAGCCAGGGTACAGTTCAAGAGTTAATTCTGTGAATTTTGTATTACCTACTTCTCTGTCTCGCTGCTGCAACGCCTGAATTTCACCCCTGgcgatcaataaagtattatccttcAGGAGCTGAATACAGTCCAAGAGTTCATAAGGAGCTAAATTGAAGTACGATACATCAGATAAAATGTCACATTGGTTTTGAAAAGGGATCTCAGCTATGTCAAGGTGAAACTGACTGGACTAAAACGACGTCTTTGTACTTTTCCTTCCTCTGGGTTCTCTTTAAGTGGTTTGAAAGGCCTTTGCTTCCCTCTGACTCTGCCTGCTTTCACCTGAGTTCTTTAACATTAACGCCACTGTAACTTTATGGTGACCTTAGCTTTACTCTTGTCCTAACTCAACTCTGTGTTTGAAGTCAGCAGTGAGGGAAACACTGTGGCTGACAGAGAGCCTGCTCTTAAGAATCTGGGTTACCTGTTGCCTAGAAACCATGCTCATTAAATCAGCCTTTGCTTCCAGTTATCAAAAGCAATAGCgactacaaaaacagaaaatcaagtTGTTGAAACTGTTTCATgacgtgtttgtttgttagtcCAGTAAGTGGGCTTGTTGTTTATAATAGTGGTTATTTAAAGCATTTAGCAATTGTTTGAGATGAGATTGCTGCATAATATGAGGGAGCTTActtaatcattattatttatgtgCACTATAAcgaatctttgttttttttgtaattttctgCTAGCTTACAGCCGTCAGCAGCTAAACTAGctacattttaatctgttttataaAAGAGATTCCATATCTCGCAGGGTTAACATTGCCATCtgccattgtgtgtgtgtttttttttttttttacatctgtagGTCCTGTGCCCACTGACACCATTTTTTGTGCAAGCAGGGcccattttcaatacaaaaccaatacAGTTCAGGGTTCTTAGCACTCAGCATCCTTAGCATGGATGTATTATAGAATGGACCAAGCATTGGAGGCTGATCCCCATTCATTTCTATGTAAGCTGCTCAGTGGTGCATGAAGCAGAAAAAGCTAAATTCCGTACATGAAGTACCCAGATCTTCTGTGTTACTGGGACCATAGAGTGTGCACATTTGGAGTCGCAGTCCTGTGGATCTTGTCTGCGTTCATCTCCACAAAATATCTCTGAATTCGGCTTTCattgcattttacaacttttaggaactaatgattttaaaaagggtTATTTGTTTAGATGTTTGTATAGGGAAGTACATTTACCTCAAACAAAATTATTTGCTGATTTCTAGACGTCTCTTTCATAAACTGAGGGGAAAAAGTATTTTGGGCCCAATGGCATTACACGACACTGCAGTACAGGCTTTGACCACCATTTAACGGTTGGCGCACTTCCTGGGGGATTGGTCTTGAGCGCAAAAACGCTCTCGGCATCAGCCAGACTCTTGACGCTCTCAGTTGAATAAATTTCAACGTTTGAACACCGCTGCATTAATCCATGTCTTTTGTCCCTCACCGAACAATCAGAACAATCAGTTTTCGTTAACAACAATGGCAGAAAGGGACCTAACTGACTCGTCTTTTCGAGGGTACAGTTTCCATGACTAGAGCTGAGGCTTCTGCCAGGACATACTTTTTTACAAGGCCGTTAATAGACACAGGCCCTTAATTAAGTAAATTCTGTTATGAATGTGTTCTTATAGTTTCTCCAGTTGGAATAAATTTTATGTGTTATGTTAGCGCCTTCTGCTGTATCGTCAAAAAAAGTTAATGCCATATTGAACTGGCCCCTGCTAAGCCTTTTAGAGGCATTACAAGCAGGGGAAGACTTTGATTTCGATTTGTCCTATGTTGAGTTTGGTTTTTAAACCAGGACTGTATTGATTGTGTCCACTGACTTAAGCTGCACCAGTAGTTCAATACCAGTACACAAAGCAAATATTCATGATCATTATACAGTGGGGGGAAAACCCACAACACTGACGATACCAATGACGACAAGAATAAAACCACTGACGACAATTCCTGCTTAGATTACAGTAAACCAAAGCTGATCACAAACAGAGACGTTGTGCTCCTGCTCATGTGCTCCTTCTTACACACTCCAAAGAAGATTAAACTTTTACTTACCCTTACAGTCTGGATCCCAGCTGCTTGAAGTTTCTATTATATAAAATTCTCTTTGTGTGACTAGATAAGAAAAGGCCATGAATGTATAGAAAAATCAGACATAAAAAGGTGTTACAGCCGGTCTGTCTCTTTGTTATCATGCTGCTGGATGTTGGAAGGccagtgtttgtgctgctgacaGGATACATAAGAGGGTTTGTGTAGGTAGTTAGTCTCTGATCTGTTATTAACAAGTCTAGACGTTCTCTACCTCATCCGTTAAAAGACCAAAGTCCTATGAAGCAGCAAAAGCTATTAAGTTCTTTTAAAAGTCACAGTGGAAAATATGACAGGAATTTGTTACGAAAGTCGATTGGTTGTGTAAAGACCCAGATTCTTATTTTCAGTAGGTAACTGCTGGGAAAGTGACAAAGCACATACATAATGGAAAAGTATGCTGTTTCTCTTGTTAATATGATATGATGTTTGAAATtacacatatttattttaaccaTAGTATAGAGTTTATTGGACTTTTTGGTTTTGTTCAGACATACatcttttcaaatcaaaagGAAATTGGATAATAAAAAGTTGACTTAataaaatggatggatggatggatggattgattgattgattgatgggtGGGTGAATGGACGGATTGATGGATGCATGGGTGAATGGATGAAGTTTGCAATACTTGAACATCCATTACTGTTTCGCCCAACGATGGCGGTagccattttggaaatgctgactccaaCTAACTTATAGCTAATCGAGAAGCAGGCATTGCAGCTACAGCGCGGCAACCTGTCAgtcaacataaccaaatcaattGTATGCATAAATcagaattataaaaaataatatagcCCTGAAGTAGTGCTTAAAATTGGCTAGCTGAATGGATAGTTCTGACAAACTTCTAAATATAGCCAAAACCTACATggtcattttcagtttttacttAAAATTAGATAATTTATGTGGTACAAATGGCCCTGTGTGCAGTGATGGATAGCCTGGACATGGACATGTGCTGACAATCTGACCGATTTCCTTActattgacaagtacctcatacaaccccatttcaaacataacaaactatccctttaagccAATGAGAAGACCATATGACAGCCAAAAGAGTTCTAAGTTTGGCccaacattttctgtgtgtgcaatCCCATCTGTTGGGAGTAAAATGCTCAAAGAGAAAATGTGCTCAGGGGCCTTTAATGCTAAAAATATTCAGTCACTAAGAACTGAGGGATGTTTCCAAtttgaaacaataaaatatctAGGACCCCTCCCAGTTCCCACCACTTTCGTGCAAATCAATACTCAAGGATTTTTAAAGCATGCTCTGCAGTGTTACTCTGTTGTCAGGCTCTTAATGGCTGAAGGACAAACATTGTTTGTCTCAGGCTTGAATCAAATCAGGCAGAAAATATGAGCCAGGGCTCAGTATTCTTAATAACCCAACGCAGAAGAAAAGTGTTATAATTTGAAACGCCATTGTATTCAGTCTCATTTAGTCATTTTCagagtaaaagtgtaaaaaaaaacacatcaacaatcTCTGTCAGGCTTGTGAGTAGAAATGGATACTGTTTCCACTCAGGCATGACTGCACAATTCTGCCTGATAACATCATGGGACGAGACGTAACATAGATTCAGGCTTTGTGGACATGGCAAGGCATTGTGGGTAACCCCTATGGGAGTTACGACTTGACAAATATTTGAAGTGCAGCCCGGCTCTGTTTACCTCAGCCAGAGACTCAGGATGATGCTGCTACATTTGAAGTATGCATCGCAAAGGAGATAGAGAGCTGACAGCCAGAGTCCCAGGTATTACAAATTGAAAGCCATTTCACATTGTTATGAAACAGGAGtatgctttttcttttatttgctttaatttaCAATTATTTGAACGAGCAAATGATTTTCAGGAAACCTGAGAAAAATCATTAACATTGATCAAAAGGAACTAAAAATATCCCTGGCCTGGATGACTTTTTCTTTGCCGTTGTCATCAAAACATACGGgtaatgttgttctttttttcagtgtttggatGAATTTTGTTGTCCAGAAAACAAGGCTAAACACATAGTCAAACTCTGAAAAGgacacatttataaaacatgtattGGCATTCTGTACATCTGCATTTTTTATCACATATAATCCAGTTTACATTCAACGTACAAATGATGACATTGATCACATTAGAAGAAAAGTGAATATTCCAAAAATGACACTTGAGAAAAAGGCCAACAAAGGGCGATTCAATCCCAAACATTTGAGGAAAAACGTGGTTACAAAAACAGTCCCACACAGGCAAAACTGAATGGACCAACACTGAGATGTGTTCATTTACAGAGTGCAATCACAGCATAACCTTTATACAAAAGGGTTTTGTTAGGAGGTTCATTATTTGCTATGGAAACATGTCAGTGCATCTTTCAGGATAATTAGATTTGCACAGTGTGTTCGTTTAATTTCTGATGCCAGCTTCGATCACATGGGGGGAATTAACAAACTTGTCTTCCTCCTTAATTATGCAGTCCTAAATCATGGAGGTGGAAAAGTCCAAATTGAACTGGGCAGACATACAGCTTACataattgtaaatatttaacattaaattgatttgattCCAAGAGGAATGCTGCACAATTCCAGATTTTGTTCAGTTAATTGGAAAACCTGAACTTCTAACACTGCAAATTAGAAGGTTTCAAAAAAGGTAGAAAGGTTTAAATAAACTAAACGTGATCTCCTGAGCAGCTCAACACATCAATTTCCTGCCCCCTCTCTGTAAATAGGCTGTGTCCAGTGTTGCAGATCAGTAACCAGCAGGAATAGCTTATGGATCCACAGCGGGGATCGTGCTGACCTTGTTGTTCCTGCTTATCCTCCGTTCCGGTCTCGGTTTGGGCAGTTTAGTCTGGATCagctcctcaggtgtgttccccAGCGGCGGAAGCAGCCTCTTCTTGCTGTTCCTCGTCTCCGGTAACCACTGGGGAGGCAGCTCGAAGGGCCCAAAACCAAACTGTGTGGAGTCCTCGGCATCTGTGGGCGTTGCTGGGGCCACCTGAGAGGATGAGGCGTAAGCACACGTGTGGACTGGAGATCCTCGAGGTGCTGTGACTGAAGGAGGGCAGTCCTTCGTGATGACCAGCCCTCCTCCTGTCCCCTGCAGGGGGTCCTTTTTGGTGATCACCTCACCTCTGAGGCTGCCCAGTCTGGAGCCAGCCTTCTGGTCCTCTTTGGGGACAGAGCATCCTCCTGGTCCTTGAGAAGGGATGTTATtctctacttcttcttcttcctcctcttcagaggGTCTGAAGATCTGTTGCTGGCCGATGTTAAACATCTCCAGGAGCTGGCTCCCTGATCTCCCGGCTGTTTCTAGTCCCACCGGCTCCCCAATTACACCCTCCGCTCCTAAAGAAGCCAAACCCCCGCTGCTTACCACATTCCGGCGGCTGTATCGTCTGTGAATCCTGGCCAGCAGGTCCAGACAGCTGTGACGCGCTGAGCGGTTCACAGTCAGGAACAACAGTGGGTTTGTGAGGAGGGAGACTTTGGGCAGCCAGAGTGCTGTAAGAAACAGAGAAATGGGGAGCTCCTTGGGGTCTGCCAAAATGGTGCGATAAACCACCAAGGCTCCATAGGGGGCGCTGCAGGCAGAGAACGCTAACACTACAGCCAGAAGAGTGGCGTGcagctctgcctctctctgcgACACATACGGGATGGAGATACTGTTCTGAGGAGTCCGCAGCGCTGCAATGATcaccttcttcttctgactgGCACTGAGCGCTCTGCGGATCAGCAGCATGAAGAGGAAGACCAAGGCGAGAGGAAGGATCACCGTGGTGACGTTGTAGATCAGCACGTACACCATGTGGCCCAGAGAGCGGGCGTGGTCATCCGAGCAGGACGAAGTGACGTAAACGTCTGTCACGTTGGTCACAGCAAACACCGGAAGGCTCACCACTGCCGCATGGACCCAGATATAGATGACGAGATCTCGGGATCTTGCGTCTGAGATTTTCCTCTCTAATGGATACAGCACAGAGTAGTACCTACacatggggggaaaaacaacATCAGAACTTTAATTAAGGGTGAAGAAATTCAACTTGTCAAATTGGGAAAAGGTAATTTATAAGAAAAAAGTAATACAGTCTGAATTCCTGttagatgatttaaaaaataaatacaataaaagataTTTAATAGACATTTGTTTCATGTCAGAGGGTTTCTTCTCTCAATTTCTCCTGGAGGTAGATCATTTAGATTTTGCGTGGTATGGTAGGAGTATGGTAAGAGGTGTGTTAGCCTATTTACCCTAGATAAATCCAAATGTTGTCTGCATAGAAGGCAAGTTTATATTCTGTATCCTATATTCCCTTTATggaaatttttgttttttggaaatcttgtttttttctaatacACTAAACTAACGGTTCCAGATATATTGTGAAAAGTATGCAAAGCCCTGTCTTGAGCCCCTTAAGCTATTTGATAAATATCCGTTAATCCTAGCAGGAGGATTTGTCACAAAGTGCCTCTACAGTTTTAATAAATCTATCATGTAAACCACATCTATGTAGGACTAAAGGATATCCATGTAAACTGAATCAAATGCCTTTATATCGT
The Labrus bergylta chromosome 15, fLabBer1.1, whole genome shotgun sequence DNA segment above includes these coding regions:
- the gpr176 gene encoding G-protein coupled receptor 176 — protein: MGTRSRTVEVGDAAANFTAAHLRLELLNASSAPIRWDSSTSPPAEGTGLHEQERLIREQAYRDFTTTIQVLILISSLLGNATVLWCTCCTNVFKSVTNRFIKNLACSGICAGLVCVPFDVALGASPRCCWWLHTLMFCKTIKFLHKLFCSVTVLSFSAIALDRYYSVLYPLERKISDARSRDLVIYIWVHAAVVSLPVFAVTNVTDVYVTSSCSDDHARSLGHMVYVLIYNVTTVILPLALVFLFMLLIRRALSASQKKKVIIAALRTPQNSISIPYVSQREAELHATLLAVVLAFSACSAPYGALVVYRTILADPKELPISLFLTALWLPKVSLLTNPLLFLTVNRSARHSCLDLLARIHRRYSRRNVVSSGGLASLGAEGVIGEPVGLETAGRSGSQLLEMFNIGQQQIFRPSEEEEEEEVENNIPSQGPGGCSVPKEDQKAGSRLGSLRGEVITKKDPLQGTGGGLVITKDCPPSVTAPRGSPVHTCAYASSSQVAPATPTDAEDSTQFGFGPFELPPQWLPETRNSKKRLLPPLGNTPEELIQTKLPKPRPERRISRNNKVSTIPAVDP